A genomic window from Bubalus bubalis isolate 160015118507 breed Murrah chromosome 11, NDDB_SH_1, whole genome shotgun sequence includes:
- the NYNRIN gene encoding protein NYNRIN, with product MLLSGGDPPAQEWFMVQTKSKPRVQRQRQQVQRIFRVKLNAFQSRPDTPYFWLQLEGPRENMGKAKEYLKGLCNPELWKEVRYPAALHCAFLGAQGLFLDCLCWSTLAYLVPGPPGSLMVGGLTESFVMTQNWLEELVGRLRWGPAPLLTPRGIWEAEVTRAFGALVWIRGDQYAGDLLQLPPAVQELLLSLVRDAAGKEDIIQWLSRIGTSDSRSDSELLICPTHQQKEGPTMVAMGDGPGPFVEMGSPENSKRLTSLGATGALISGTPGLNTQQETANQLVRVTSNNQGGVDCAREEGSVQASSSQDSVDHTQASSQQRQVRRGEDKLPLQPPVSALSVCSPWKAWTPGPTFAPMWPGAIAATFWRINELHSLHLAWLLSQACFSFPFWQRPLGPIQFKLPGQNPLPLNLGWKQKELVPLPSVESPDCTPDGGPGGEAALQNCPRPETPKKVMSLLVVSGGSGVKDKSIPGLPQIGPPLTSTPQLQARSELGDQGSVQWDCKGPEEGPVPAPPTGQGVPAAQGRLTAPSGPDSKTVPETLKVPMAAAMPTAQTPPTNPVLPAAPKVPETQMMAAAHEERAASEVPSVPTKPEAQVVPTAQKAAVGEPAPAAPHTPTAQKRQAAKTLSAGPQTSRAQTGPAPKTGPTAPKAPAAPQTSRTLKTPAAQKAPAGPGSTLDAGKLLSESQPLSRGSASFLKGQGQPGSQGPQCSGTLAPSSKRQPQVEGLLGAGEGTPRQPTRHPQASNTVTSFQRYHEALNTPFELDLSEEPGNPELRRVVIDGSSVAMVHGLQHFFSCRGIAMAVQYFWNRGHREVTVFVPTWQLKKNRRVRESHFLTKLHSLKMLSITPSQLENGKKITTYDYRFMVKLAEETDGIIVTNEQLHVLMNNSKKLMVKDRLLPFTFAGNLFMVPDDPLGRDGPTLDEFLKKPNRLDTDIGNFLKVWKTLPPSSASISELRDDTDPGPPESLQNVEEVREEQEEEERQDEEQREEQEMQKPAEEEEEEDLDSSLMSVFKAECPSLSEEILRCLSLHDPQDEALDIDLQPAVASPSLGIPWDGKAPCQQVLAQLAQLTIPSNFTALSFFMGFTDSHRDVIPDYEALVAPLHSLLKQKPDWRWELDHEKAFLALKRALVSALCLSVPNPQLPFHLEVTVSQVALTAVVYQEHSGRKHPVAYTSKPLLPDEDSEGPQSGGDSPYAVAWALKHFSRYIGDTPVVLDLFYASRTSVDPEAWDGRRVAKAWLIRWALLVQDKGKRALELTLLQGLLGKNRLLTPTASMPRFFQVLPPFSDLSTFVCIHMSGYCFYREDEWCAGFGLYVLSPTSPPVSLSFSCSPYTPTYAHLAAVACGLERFGQSHMPVVFLTHCNWIFSLLWELLPLWRARGFLSSDGTPLPHPSLLSYIIDLTSGLSSLPFIYRTSYRGSLFAVTVDTLAKEGAQGGDQCWNLPNDVPAPVVTPRTVCKRPDLLALQRSDSTLADIMAKLQAGQKVSNSSPFSSAFSSLSLDKESGLLMFKGDKRPRVWVVPRQLRRDLMFAVHDGPMGAHQRPEETYRKLRLLGWWPGMQEHVRHYCRSCLFCIPRNLLGSEVKVIESLWPLRSTAPWSNLQIEVVGPVTVSEEGHKHVLIVADPNTRWVEAFPLKPYTHTAVAQLLLQHVFARWGIPVRLEAAQGPQFARHVLVSCGLALGVHVASPSRDLQFPCLTSSGAYWEFKRALKEFIFLHGKKWAASLPLLHLAFRASSSQASPFHILTGAEERLTEPLWWEMSSANIEGLKMDLFLLQLMRELLELHWRLAEKTSEKAENRRFQRERQEKEWSVGDQVLVLSLPRNGSSAKWVGPFYIGDRLSPSLYRVWGFPTPEKLGCIYPSSLMKPFAKSVTPLSFKVLEQ from the exons ATGCTCCTGTCCGGGGGCGACCCTCCGGCGCAGGAATGGTTCATGGTGCAGACCAAGTCGAAGCCCCGGGtgcagcggcagcggcagcaaGTGCAGCGCATCTTCAGGGTCAAGCTGAACGCTTTCCAGAGCCGCCCGGACACCCCCTACTTCTGGCTGCAGCTCGAGGGACCTAGGGAGAACATGGGCAAAGCCAAG GAGTATCTGAAGGGCCTGTGCAACCCGGAGCTATGGAAGGAGGTCCGCTACCCAGCAGCTCTGCACTGCGCCTTCCTCGGGGCCCAGGGCCTCTTCCTGGACTGCCTGTGCTGGAGCACCCTGGCCTACCTGGTGCCCGGCCCCCCGGGCTCCCTAATGGTGGGCGGGCTGACTGAGTCTTTCGTCATGACCCAGAACTGGCTGGAGGAGCTGGTGGGGCGGCTGCGCTGGGGCCCGGCCCCTTTGCTCACTCCCCGTGGCATCTGGGAAGCCGAGGTGACCCGGGCCTTTGGGGCCCTGGTCTGGATCCGTGGTGACCAGTATGCTGGGGACCTGCTGCAGCTGCCCCCGGCGGTCCAGGAGCTGCTGCTGAGCCTGGTGCGGGATGCCGCTGGCAAGGAGGACATCATCCAGTGGCTCAGCCGCATTGGCACCTCCGACTCCCGCTCAGACTCTGAGCTCCTGATCTGTCCAACCCACCAGCAAAAGGAAGGTCCAACCATGGTGGCCATGGGAGACGGTCCTGGCCCCTTTGTGGAGATGGGGAGCCCAGAAAATTCAAAGAGATTAaccagcctgggagccacaggggCCCTAATCTCGGGTACCCCAGGCCTGAACACCCAGCAGGAGACAGCAAACCAGCTGGTCCG GGTCACTTCCAACAACCAAGGTGGTGTGGACTGTGCTCGCGAGGAAGGGTCAGTGCAAGCTAGCAGCAGCCAGGACTCCGTGGATCACACCCAAGCCTCGTCCCAGCAGAGGCAAGTCCGAAGAGGGGAAGACAAGCTCCCCCTCCAGCCTCCAGTATCAGCCCTGAGTGTGTGCTCACCCTGGAAGGCCTGGACCCCAGGGCCAACCTTTGCACCCATGTGGCCAGGGGCTATTGCTGCTACCTTCTGGAGGATCAATGAACTGCACTCTCTTCACCTGGCCTGGCTCCTGTCTCAGGCATGCTTCAGTTTCCCTTTCTGGCAGAGGCCACTGGGCCCCATTCAGTTCAAGCTGCCAGGGCAGAATCCTTTGCCCTTAAATCTGGGATGGAAACAGAAGGAGCTGGTTCCCCTGCCCAGTGTGGAAAGCCCAGACTGTACACCAGACGGTGGGCCGGGAGGAGAGGCAGCCCTACAGAACTGCCCAAGGCCAGAGACCCCCAAAAAAGTCATGAGTTTACTGGTGGTCTCAGGAGGCTCAGGGGTAAAGGATAAGTCTATCCCAGGACTTCCACAGATAGGGCCACCTTTGACCTCTACACCCCAGCTCCAAGCCAGAAGTGAGCTGGGGGATCAAGGAAGTGTGCAGTGGGATTGTAAGGGGCCAGAAGAGGGGCCCGTTCCAGCGCCGCCCACTGGGCAAGGGGTGCCTGCTGCTCAAGGTAGGCTGACAGCTCCGTCGGGACCTGACTCTAAGACAGTGCCTGAAACTCTCAAAGTGCCCATGGCTGCTGCAATGCCCACAGCTCAAACCCCACCCACAAATCCAGTGCTGCCTGCAGCCCCCAAAGTGCCTGAAACCCAGATGATGGCGGCAGCCCACGAAGAACGTGCAGCCTCCGAAGTGCCTTCAGTTCCAACAAAGCCAGAAGCTCAAGTGGTGCCCACAGCACAAAAGGCCGCTGTGGGTGAACCAGCGCCTGCAGCTCCCCATACTCCCACAGCTCAGAAAAGGCAGGCAGCCAAAACATTATCTGCAGGTCCCCAGACATCCAGAGCCCAGACTGGGCCTGCCCCTAAAACCGGACCTACAGCTCCCAAAGCCCCTGCCGCCCCCCAAACTTCCAGAACTCTGAAAACGCCTGCGGCTCAGAAGGCGCCCGCAGGTCCGGGGTCCACCCTGGATGCAGGCAAACTCCTGAGTGAGAGCCAGCCTCTGTCAAGGGGCAGTGCTTCCTTCCTGAAGGGCCAGGGGCAGCCTGGAAGTCAGGGGCCACAGTGCAGTGGCACCTTGGCTCCCAGTAGCAAGCGCCAGCCTCAGGTGGAGGGactcctgggggctggggaggggacccCAAGGCAGCCGACTCGCCACCCACAGGCAAGCAACACAGTGACCAGTTTCCAGAGGTATCACGAGGCCCTGAATACACCCTTCGAGCTGGACCTGTCAGAAGAACCCGGGAACCCGGAGCTGCGGCGGGTGGTCATTGATGGCAGCAGCGTGGCCATGGT GCACGGTCTCCAGCACTTCTTCTCCTGCCGGGGCATTGCCATGGCGGTGCAGTATTTCTGGAACCGGGGACACCGAGAGGTCACCGTGTTTGTACCCACCTGGCAGCTGAAGAAGAACCGGAGGGTGAGAG AGAGCCACTTTCTGACAAAGCTACATTCCCTCAAGATGCTTTCAATCACCCCCTCCCAGCTCGAGAATGGCAAGAAGATCACCACCTACGACTACAG GTTCATGGTCAAGCTGGCAGAAGAGACAGATGGCATCATCGTCACCAATGAGCAGCTCCACGTCCTGATGAATAATTCCAAGAAACTGATGGTCAAAGATCG CCTGCTGCCCTTCACCTTTGCGGGGAATCTCTTCATGGTGCCCGATGACCCCCTGGGCCGTGATGGCCCCACCCTGGATGAGTTTCTGAAGAAGCCAAACAG GTTGGACACCGACATTGGCAACTTCCTGAAGGTGTGGAAGACCCTTCCTCCCAGCTCGGCCAGCATCTCTGAGCTGAGGGACGACACGGACCCTGGCCCCCCGGAGAGTCTGCAGAATGTGGAAGAAGtcagggaggagcaggaggaggaggagcgacAGGACgaggagcagagagaggagcaggagatgcagaagccggctgaggaggaggaggaggaggacctgGACTCTTCGCTGATGTCCGTGTTCAAGGCTGAGTGCCCTTCCCTCTCAGAGGAAATCCTCCGGTGCCTCAGCCTCCACGACCCCCAGGACGAGGCCCTGGACATCGATCTCCAGCCGGCAGTGGCCTCTCCCTCGCTGGGCATCCCCTGGGATGGAAAGGCTCCCTGCCAGCAGGTCCTTGCACAGCTGGCCCAGTTGACCATCCCCAGCAACTTCACCGCCCTCTCCTTCTTTATGGGGTTCACGGACTCCCACCGGGACGTCATCCCCGACTATGAAGCCCTTGTGGCGCCCTTGCACAGCCTGCTCAAGCAGAAGCCGGACTGGCGGTGGGAGCTGGACCATGAGAAGGCCTTCCTGGCCCTGAAGCGAGCCCTGGTGTCTGCCCTCTGCCTGTCGGTCCCCAACCCCCAGCTGCCCTTCCACCTGGAGGTGACGGTGAGCCAAGTGGCCCTGACGGCCGTTGTGTACCAGGAGCACTCGGGGAGGAAGCACCCTGTAGCCTATACCTCAAAACCCCTCCTCCCTGATGAGGACAGCGAGGGCCCGCAGTCAGGGGGAGACAGCCCCTACGCTGTGGCCTGGGCCCTCAAGCATTTCTCCCGCTACATTGGGGACACCCCCGTGGTCCTGGACCTTTTCTACGCCTCCCGGACCTCTGTGGACCCTGAGGCGTGGGACGGCCGCAGGGTTGCCAAAGCGTGGTTGATCAGATGGGCCCTCCTGGTACAGGACAAGGGCAAGAGAGCGCTGGAACTGACCCTTCTGCAGGGCCTGCTGGGGAAGAACCGGCTGCTGACCCCCACGGCTTCCATGCCTCGGTTTTTCCAGGTTCTGCCTCCTTTTTCCGACCTGTCCACTTTTGTCTGCATCCACATGTCGGGGTACTGCTTTTACCGGGAGGATGAGTGGTGTGCGGGCTTCGGTCTCTATGTGCTGTCTCCCACCAGCCCCcctgtctccctctccttctcttgcTCTCCTTACACCCCGACCTATGCCCACCTGGCTGCCGTGGCCTGTGGCCTGGAGCGTTTTGGCCAGTCTCACATGCCCGTGGTTTTCCTCACGCACTGCAACTGGATCTTCAGCCTCCTCTGGGAGCTCCTGCCCCTTTGGAGGGCTCGGGGCTTCCTCTCCTCTGACGGGACCCCACTACCTCACCCAAGCCTGCTCTCCTACATCATAGACCTCACCTCTGGCCTCTCATCCCTCCCGTTCATCTATCGAACCTCCTACCGGGGCTCCCTGTTTGCTGTGACGGTGGACACCCTAGCCAAGGAGGGTGCCCAGGGGGGCGATCAGTGTTGGAATTTGCCAAACGACGTGCCGGCCCCCGTAGTGACTCCCCGTACTGTGTGCAAGAGGCCTGACTTGCTGGCGTTGCAGCGGAGCGACAGCACCCTGGCTGATATCATGGCCAAGCTGCAGGCCGGGCAGAAGGTATCCAACTCCTCACCCTTCAGTTCTGCCTTTAGCTCCCTCAGCCTCGACAAGGAGAGTGGCCTGCTTATGTTCAAGGGAGACAAGAGGCCCAGGGTCTGGGTGGTCCCGCGGCAGCTCCGGAGGGACCTGATGTTCGCTGTGCACGATGGCCCCATGGGGGCCCACCAGAGGCCCGAGGAGACCTATAGGAAGCTGCGGTTGCTGGGGTGGTGGCCAGGGATGCAGGAGCACGTGAGACATtactgcaggagctgcttgttcTGCATCCCCCGGAATCTCCTAGGCAGTGAGGTGAAGGTCATTGAGTCTCTGTGGCCCCTCAGGTCCACCGCCCCCTGGTCCAACCTGCAGATTGAGGTGGTGGGCCCGGTCACCGTCAGCGAGGAGGGCCACAAGCACGTGCTGATCGTGGCCGACCCCAACACCAGGTGGGTGGAGGCGTTCCCGCTGAAGCCTTACACGCACACGGCTGTGGCCCAGCTGCTGCTTCAGCATGTGTTCGCCAGGTGGGGCATTCCCGTGAGGCTGGAGGCTGCCCAGGGCCCCCAGTTTGCCCGCCATGTCCTGGTGAGCTGTGGGCTGGCCCTCGGAGTTCATGTGGCCTCCCCGAGCAGGGACCTCCAGTTCCCCTGCCTGACGAGCTCCGGGGCCTACTGGGAATTCAAGAGGGCCCTCAAGGAGTTCATCTTCTTGCATGGCAAGAAGTGGGCGGCTTCCCTGCCCTTGCTGCACCTGGCCTTCAGGGCCTCCTCCAGCCAGGCCTCGCCCTTCCATATCCTGACAGGGGCCGAGGAGAGGCTGACCGAGCCCCTGTGGTGGGAGATGAGCAGTGCGAACATTGAAGGGCTCAAGATGGATTTATTCCTGCTACAGCTCATGAGAGAGCTGCTGGAGCTCCACTGGAGGCTGGCTGAGAAGACAAGCGAAAAGGCTGAGAATAGGCGTTTCCAGCGTGAGAGGCAGGAGAAGGAGTGGAGCGTGGGGGACCAGGTCCTCGTGCTGTCCCTCCCCAGGAATGGCAGCAGTGCCAAGTGGGTGGGCCCCTTCTATATCGGGGACCGGCTAAGTCCGTCCCTCTACAGGGTCTGGGGCTTCCCCACCCCGGAGAAGCTTGGGTGCATCTATCCTAGCAGTCTGATGAAGCCCTTTGCCAAGAGCGTCACCCCGCTGTCCTTCAAGGTCTTGGAGCAGTGA